A genomic segment from Alistipes senegalensis JC50 encodes:
- a CDS encoding endonuclease/exonuclease/phosphatase family protein: protein MKIYRYILGALLLSGLALPLTNVRAQDVQLKCLEWNVKALEFYNNSNVSKDISRFVTLIREQQAEIIFFNEFETLSGAMFLKEKANEFAKELGMYSFFIHSYNKRGNDGYYGNVILSKYPIVNTGRVLLGMYEGADQRSAGWADVLVPTDSHPEGVKVRIVCTHLDAFGGNVTCLEQAKEVLEYAIQPAVDEGIPVLLAGDMNCGVSSSAIAEYVKSGDRLCNNDGTYERSSKLDYLIGFPKQKWTCSDYQVVRSTEADALSDHSPITGTAVLKN, encoded by the coding sequence ATGAAAATTTATAGATATATATTGGGAGCGCTCCTGCTGTCGGGGCTGGCTCTCCCGCTGACGAATGTACGGGCGCAGGATGTTCAGCTCAAATGCCTGGAGTGGAATGTCAAGGCCCTGGAGTTCTACAACAACAGCAACGTGAGCAAGGACATCAGCCGCTTCGTTACCCTGATTCGGGAACAGCAGGCGGAAATCATCTTCTTCAACGAGTTCGAGACCCTCTCCGGTGCGATGTTCCTCAAGGAGAAGGCGAACGAGTTCGCCAAAGAGCTCGGGATGTACTCGTTCTTCATCCACTCCTACAATAAGAGAGGCAACGACGGCTACTACGGCAATGTGATTCTGTCGAAATATCCGATCGTGAATACGGGCCGCGTGCTGCTCGGCATGTATGAGGGCGCCGACCAGCGTTCGGCGGGCTGGGCCGATGTGCTGGTTCCGACCGATTCGCATCCCGAGGGCGTGAAGGTGCGCATCGTCTGCACCCACCTCGATGCTTTCGGCGGCAACGTGACCTGCCTCGAACAGGCCAAGGAGGTGCTCGAGTATGCCATACAGCCGGCCGTGGACGAAGGCATTCCCGTACTGCTGGCGGGCGATATGAACTGCGGCGTTTCGTCCTCTGCGATTGCGGAATATGTGAAATCGGGAGACCGGCTCTGCAACAACGACGGGACTTACGAACGGAGCAGCAAACTCGATTATCTGATCGGCTTCCCGAAGCAGAAATGGACCTGCTCGGACTATCAGGTGGTCCGCTCCACCGAGGCGGACGCGCTTTCCGACCACAGCCCCATTACCGGCACGGCGGTGCTGAAAAATTAG